Proteins co-encoded in one Candidatus Marinimicrobia bacterium CG08_land_8_20_14_0_20_45_22 genomic window:
- the yajC gene encoding preprotein translocase subunit YajC — protein MNSILYAMGGAGQAQGGQGGNPLLSLLPFLLIIVVMYLLMIRPQAKKQKEKQKMLQELKPGDDILTIGGIYGKIEGVREKEGILIVKIAKDVKITVARSAVADKTPEKMAS, from the coding sequence GTGAATTCAATACTTTATGCAATGGGTGGAGCCGGTCAGGCGCAAGGCGGTCAAGGAGGCAATCCGCTTTTGTCTCTTTTGCCGTTTCTGTTAATTATCGTTGTGATGTATCTTCTGATGATTCGTCCGCAGGCGAAAAAGCAAAAAGAAAAGCAGAAAATGCTCCAGGAATTGAAGCCGGGAGACGATATTCTAACGATCGGCGGTATTTATGGCAAAATCGAAGGCGTTCGCGAAAAGGAAGGGATCCTGATCGTTAAAATCGCCAAAGACGTAAAAATTACGGTTGCTCGTTCCGCAGTCGCCGACAAAACGCCTGAAAAAATGGCATCGTAA